One window of Pocillopora verrucosa isolate sample1 chromosome 9, ASM3666991v2, whole genome shotgun sequence genomic DNA carries:
- the LOC136283453 gene encoding uncharacterized protein, with product MEVHNRTSPVGGFYERLVGLVKRCLKKTIGKACLNIIELNTILIEVEAVLNSRPLTYPYVDINDASPLTPSHFSCGHRLLALPDTRVSVQESDPDYILPDVSTKELTKRAKYHEKTIQAFWTRWQKEYLTSLREYNAHQRKVSNNTTVSIGDVVLIHDNMPRNQWKIGVVTDLHKGKDGLVRSVSLRISSGNTLLRPIEKLYPLEVSSENNTQSIEKEDKEAITDKQRPPVRLAAQKAIHRIREQSKEYLT from the coding sequence ATGGAAGTTCATAACAGAACGAGCCCCGTGGGAGGATTCTACGAAAGACTTGTTGGACTAGTAAAAAGATGTCTCAAAAAAACTATAGGCAAAGCCTGTCTAAACATTATTGAACTTAACACAATACTCATTGAGGTTGAGGCAGTGTTAAACAGCCGTCCCTTGACATACCCTTACGTGGATATTAACGATGCCTCTCCTTTGACCCCATCACATTTCTCATGTGGACACCGTCTTCTGGCATTACCAGACACAAGAGTTAGCGTCCAAGAATCAGATCCAGACTATATTCTGCCTGATGTTTCTACAAAAGAGCtaacaaagagagcaaaatatCATGAGAAAACGATACAGGCTTTCTGGACACGTTGGCAAAAGGAGTATCTGACAAGTCTACGTGAATATAACGCTCATCAAAGGAAAGTGTCaaacaacaccacagtttctataggaGACGTTGTTCTCATACATGATAATATGCCACGTAATCAGTGGAAAATAGGTGTCGTTACTGATTTACATAAAGGGAAAGACGGATTAGTCAGATCTGTATCTTTAAGAATAAGTTCTGGTAATACACTGTTAAGACCTATAGAGAAACTTTACCCATTGGAGGTATCCAGCGAGAACAATACACAAAGTattgaaaaggaagacaaagaagCTATAACCGATAAACAACGCCCCCCAGTACGACTTGCCGCTCAGAAAGCAATTCACAGAATCCGGGAACAATCAAAGGAATACTTGACCTGA
- the LOC136283454 gene encoding uncharacterized protein, which produces MHINLPKINIKSFGGDPLEWLTFWDSFSAAIDKNLELSDVEKMNYLNGMLKGEAARTISGLPLTEENYRKATELLKERFGKPQNLTNAYMESLSKIRAPSSDIKNLREFHDTCEANIRGLETLGVMTESYGSLLIPILLKKILEDIRCLIFRADPLADSSLDRLRVAIIQEIETREKSHISSQEDSTSVEMDGEVFVPTAGTLLANAQQKQRIFNRKPKVADYCLNCCFLSSDMMNFGLDSLVFLLQIELNNQDRDATRFLWLKDTNKSVNSADNLEAYRFCRVLFGAAPSPFLLNATIQYHLNENDNWIMKDLTENMYMDNVVTGTHCHDKALEYYSLSRNYLQKAGMNLRQWTSNSIALNRRAQDDNAHAAQATKILGLTWNSTNDTLSLSLENMIKKSEAITKLTKRSTISFASKLFDPLGYVEPITVKAKIMIQDLWKQNLSWDEDVPSDHENQWLKWISDISNLTSIEIPRPYFLTDISTRQLHIFCDSSQLAYGAVAYLRGKSGAEVYTAFVMAKTKVAPIKTQTLPRLELLAALLGVQLSEYLTKTLQLTKTKCEVTYWSDSQIVLSWISSTKQLPQFVSTRVHKIKEITSPTTWRFCPTSMNPADLLTRGLDTKMFNEKKQLWFQGPPWLRNPEDTWPPQPEPSSIHTEYENPQLAVTIMADIKENPNILHIIELTKYSTLTRVVRITALLVLFARKWKTPEAYNDNILTTKEMLEARNLLLKATQQITYQKEISYLKNGDKFKEPAIVRQLNLYLDDADLLRFRGRLQYTDLPHDTKFPILMPKDNYLTSLIVQSMHKTVMHGGVCETLTQLRQTCWIPQGRQLVKRIISKCTTCRKI; this is translated from the exons ATGCACATTAATCTACCCAAGATAAACATCAAATCCTTTGGAGGAGATCCACTTGAATGGCTCACATTCTGGGATAGCTTTAGTGCAGCTATCGATAAAAACCTTGAACTAAGTGatgttgaaaaaatgaattatcttAATGGAATGCTTAAAGGAGAAGCAGCGCGCACTATCTCCGGGCTTCCATTGACTgaagaaaattatagaaaagCAACTGAGCTATTAAAAGAGCGCTTTGGCAAACCCCAAAATTTAACCAACGCTTACATGGAATCATTATCCAAGATCCGAGCGCCATCAAgtgacattaaaaatttaagGGAATTTCACGATACATGCGAAGCCAATATTCGTGGCTTAGAAACACTTGGAGTAATGACAGAATCATATGGTAGTTTGCTAATTCCCATACTCTTAAAGAAAATACTCGAGGACATACGCTGCTTAATATTCAGAGCGGATCCTTTAGCGGACAGCTCCCTGGATAGATTGAGGGTAGCCATAatacaagaaattgaaacacgAGAGAAAAGTCACATATCCTCTCAAGAAGATTCCACATCTGTTGAAATGGACGGAGAAGTATTCGTACCAACCGCTGGCACTCTATTAGCCAATGctcagcaaaaacaaagaattttcaaCAGAAAACCGAAA GTGGCTGACTACTGTTTGAattgctgttttctttcatCTGATATGATGAACTTTGGTTTGGATTCTCTTGTTTTTCTCCTTCAAATCGAACTAAACAACCAAGACAGAGACGCTACTAGATTCTTATGGCTAAAAGATACGAACAAATCCGTTAACAGTGCGGACAATTTGGAAGCTTACAGATTTTGCCGCGTTCTATTTGGAGCAGCTCCCTCACCCTTTCTACTAAACGCGACAATACAATATCACCTTAACGAAAACGATAACTGGATAATGAAAGACTTAACAGAGAACATGTATATGGACAATGTGGTCACAGGAACTCATTGCCACGATAAAGCCTTAGAATATTATTCTTTGTCGCGAAATTATCTACAAAAAGCAGGCATGAATTTACGACAGTGGACCTCTAACTCAATCGCTTTAAATCGCAGAGCACAAGATGATAATGCACATGCAGCTCAAGCAACAAAAATTCTAGGACTCACGTGGAACTCAACGAACGATACGCTATCCCTTTCACTCGAAAACATGATCAAAAAATCGGAAGCTATCACAAAACTTACTAAAAGATCCACGATCAGCTTTGCATCAAAGTTGTTTGATCCCCTGGGATACGTTGAACCCATTACAGTCAAAGCAAAGATCATGATCCAAGATCTATGGAAACAGAACTTAAGCTGGGATGAGGATGTCCCAAGCGATCATGAGAACCAATGGCTAAAGTGGATCAGCGATATCAGCAATTTGACGTCGATTGAAATACCCAGACCATACTTCCTCACAGACATTTCTACACGGCAACTTCATATATTTTGCGACAGCAGCCAATTAGCTTACGGAGCAGTGGCTTACCTAAGAGGAAAATCAGGAGCTGAAGTATACACTGCGTTCGTTATGGCTAAAACCAAAGTTGCACCTATTAAAACACAGACCCTTCCACGACTGGAACTGTTAGCAGCACTCTTAGGAGTGCAGTTATCTGAATATCTGACCAAGACACTACAGCTTACAAAAACCAAATGCGAAGTCACATACTGGAGTGATTCCCAAATAGTATTATCGTGGATATCGTCTACTAAACAATTACCACAATTTGTTAGTACACGAGTCcacaagataaaagaaataacatccCCGACTACATGGCGATTTTGCCCAACATCGATGAATCCAGCCGACTTGTTGACTCGGGGACTTGATACCAAAATGTTCAACGAGAAGAAACAACTATGGTTTCAAGGGCCTCCATGGCTGAGAAACCCAGAGGACACATGGCCTCCACAACCCGAACCATCATCAATCCACACAGAGTACGAGAACCCACAATTGGCAGTTACAATTATGGCAGATATTAAAGAAAATCCCAACATACTGCACATCATTGAGTTAACAAAATACAGCACCCTAACACGTGTAGTCAGAATTACTGCCCTTCTTGTCCTCTTTGCAAGAAAGTGGAAAACACCTGAAGCGTATAATGATAACATTCTCACCACAAAAGAAATGCTGGAAGCCAGAAATTTGTTACTAAAAGCAACTCAACAAATAActtatcaaaaagaaatatcatACCTAAAGAACGGGGATAAATTCAAAGAACCTGCCATCGTACGACAACTCAACCTTTATCTTGACGATGCAGACCTACTTCGCTTTCGTGGACGGTTACAGTACACAGATCTACCCCACGATACAAAGTTTCCCATTCTCATGCCAAAAGACAATTATTTGACTTCACTGATAGTCCAATCTATGCACAAGACGGTTATGCATGGTGGAGTTTGTGAAACATTAACTCAGCTAAGACAAACATGTTGGATTCCACAAGGTCGACAGTTGGTTAAAAGAATCATCTCCAAGTGCACAACATGCAGAAAAATCTAA